In Spirochaetota bacterium, the genomic stretch TGGAAAGCCTTATGTACGAGCATATGCTCTACGAAGCCAGGCTGGGCCTGCTCCGGAAATTAAAGGAATACATGAAGATCACGAGCGCGAAGGTGATCGTGGTGTTCGACGGGAAAAAGGAGAAGGCGCTGGAGATCAAAAGCGAGCGGTTCGGCTCGATCGACGTCTATTACTCGCTGGAATACTCGGCGGATTTCCTGATCAAGCAATTCGTGAAGAAGGACCCGAATCCGCGGATGATCACCGTGGTGACCTCGGACAAGGATATTATCGGGTACGTGACGCGGTACCGCGCCAAGGTGCAGTCGAGCGAGGAGTTCGCGGAGCACATGAACAAGACCGTCCGGAAATGGATCGAAGAGCGGACACCGGAAAAGGATGAAAATCCCGTGCTCAGCGACGAGGAGCTTGGCTTCTGGGAGCGCCTTTTCAAGGGCAGGAAACAGCCGCCGTCTTAACCGGCGGCGATCACCGCGGCGCCGATCGCGCCGTTCTCCTGGGCGAACCGGGATATCACGATCGGGAAGCCCAGCTTTTTTTCCAGGGCTCGTGCCACGCCCAGGTTCTTCGCCACACCCCCCGTCATCATCAGGGGCTCCGTAACGCCCACCCGGCGCGCCATGGAAACGACGCGCGCGGCGATCGACTCATGAATTCCCGCGATGATATCGTTTCGGGCCTCGCCGCGGGAGATTAACGAAATCACTTCAGATTCCGCGAATACCGTGCACAGATTGCTTATTTTAGAAGGCTCCCTGGATTCCAGGGACAGGGCCCCGAACTCGTCAAGATCTACCTCCAGGGCGCGCGCCATCACCTCGAGAAAGCGCCCCGTGCCCGCGGCGCATTTATCGTTCATGGTGAAATCCCTCACCTTCCCGCGCTCGTCGAGCGCGATCGCCTTGCTGTCCTGTCCGCCGATATCGATGATGGACCTGATGTTCGGGTCCAGGTAGTGGGCGCCGGCCGCATGGCAGGTGATCTCGGTCACCGAGGTATCCGCGATCTTGAGGGCGTTGCGCCCGTAGCCGGTCGAGATCAGGCGCGCAACGGCACCCCGTTCCAGCCCGAGATCGCGCAGAAGCTCGTCATACACCTTTGCTCCCGCCGATTCCGCGTGGTAGCCTGTGAAGCCCACCCTGGTCCCGAGCAGCTTCCCGTCGTCGAGAAGAGCCGCCTTGGTGGTGATGGA encodes the following:
- a CDS encoding 2-hydroxyglutaryl-CoA dehydratase: MITAGVDIGSITTKAALLDDGKLLGTRVGFTGYHAESAGAKVYDELLRDLGLERGAVARLISTGYGRNALKIADTSVTEITCHAAGAHYLDPNIRSIIDIGGQDSKAIALDERGKVRDFTMNDKCAAGTGRFLEVMARALEVDLDEFGALSLESREPSKISNLCTVFAESEVISLISRGEARNDIIAGIHESIAARVVSMARRVGVTEPLMMTGGVAKNLGVARALEKKLGFPIVISRFAQENGAIGAAVIAAG
- a CDS encoding RNA-binding protein → MAYLVDGFNLIYKFPDLESLMYEHMLYEARLGLLRKLKEYMKITSAKVIVVFDGKKEKALEIKSERFGSIDVYYSLEYSADFLIKQFVKKDPNPRMITVVTSDKDIIGYVTRYRAKVQSSEEFAEHMNKTVRKWIEERTPEKDENPVLSDEELGFWERLFKGRKQPPS